The proteins below are encoded in one region of Serratia symbiotica:
- a CDS encoding FecR domain-containing protein, producing the protein MTSKPGFAALQQAANWYAKIQGVASLQTYPAALQHWLEESQENQQAWQYVLNISQHFTPLRENDARQTAALTVLTRTPHNAGRRQVLKMATWISVGSLLGWGYWRHTPLRNQVLAWCADYHSPHGKITQFTLSDGSRIWLDTDSAMNVDDSQTQRALLLLNGRMMIETTADPQRSLTVSTSQGKMRALGTRFSVQTPNGATVLQVYQGAVEVSPTAISDKMIIKAGQAITFRQDAFGTVAPLRHTEPAWPSGLLQADNLPLSEFIEKLSAYHSGYLGCDPAVASLTVTGTFPLHDTDMALEMLTNVLPVQLNHQLLWGLMVAPRDG; encoded by the coding sequence ATGACGAGTAAACCCGGCTTTGCCGCGCTGCAACAGGCCGCAAACTGGTACGCTAAAATTCAAGGCGTCGCGTCCCTGCAAACGTATCCCGCAGCTTTGCAACACTGGCTCGAAGAAAGTCAGGAGAACCAGCAGGCGTGGCAATACGTGCTGAACATCAGCCAGCATTTTACGCCGCTGCGGGAAAATGATGCGCGACAAACTGCGGCGCTGACGGTGTTGACCCGAACACCACACAACGCCGGACGCCGTCAGGTGCTAAAAATGGCCACGTGGATCTCCGTCGGCTCCCTACTCGGCTGGGGCTACTGGCGTCATACCCCGCTGCGCAATCAGGTGCTTGCGTGGTGCGCAGATTATCACAGCCCCCACGGCAAGATCACGCAATTCACACTGAGTGACGGTTCGCGCATTTGGCTCGACACCGACAGTGCGATGAATGTCGATGACTCCCAGACGCAACGTGCGCTGCTGCTTCTGAACGGCCGCATGATGATCGAAACCACCGCCGATCCGCAACGCTCGCTGACCGTCTCCACTTCGCAGGGCAAAATGCGTGCACTCGGCACGCGTTTCAGCGTGCAGACGCCAAATGGTGCCACGGTGTTACAGGTATATCAGGGTGCCGTGGAAGTCTCACCAACAGCCATCAGCGACAAGATGATCATCAAAGCGGGTCAGGCCATTACCTTCCGTCAGGATGCGTTTGGCACTGTCGCGCCACTGCGCCACACCGAACCGGCCTGGCCGAGCGGATTATTGCAGGCTGACAATCTTCCGCTCAGTGAATTCATCGAAAAGCTGTCCGCGTATCATAGTGGCTATCTGGGATGCGATCCTGCCGTGGCGTCGCTGACCGTCACCGGGACTTTCCCACTACATGACACCGATATGGCGCTAGAGATGCTGACCAACGTGTTGCCGGTGCAACTTAACCACCAGTTGTTATGGGGGCTGATGGTCGCGCCGCGCGATGGATAA
- a CDS encoding sigma-70 family RNA polymerase sigma factor produces MSSPSFGSTENMVLIFSEHHNWLQKLLRRRLGNATDAADLAQDVFLRLLIKPRYFDSLAGARAYLGAMAQGMCIDLYRRKEIERVWLETLTAQPMPVAVSAEHCAIVLETLFQVDAMLRALPEKVRAAFVMSQIRRLTYAEIATELAVSERMVKKYMARAMLHCLILKVEHLDAFNSASA; encoded by the coding sequence ATGTCATCTCCTAGTTTTGGTTCAACTGAAAACATGGTGCTAATCTTCTCAGAGCATCACAACTGGTTGCAAAAGTTGCTCCGACGACGCCTGGGGAATGCCACCGATGCCGCCGATCTGGCGCAGGATGTGTTCCTACGATTGCTGATAAAACCCCGCTATTTTGACAGCCTGGCTGGTGCGCGTGCCTATCTTGGCGCGATGGCACAAGGAATGTGTATTGATCTGTATCGCAGAAAAGAAATCGAACGCGTCTGGCTGGAAACGTTAACCGCTCAGCCCATGCCCGTGGCGGTCTCGGCAGAACATTGCGCGATCGTACTCGAAACCTTATTTCAGGTGGATGCCATGCTGCGGGCGCTGCCGGAGAAAGTCCGCGCAGCGTTTGTAATGTCTCAGATCCGCAGGCTGACTTACGCGGAAATCGCCACCGAACTCGCCGTCTCCGAGCGCATGGTGAAGAAATATATGGCGCGAGCCATGCTCCACTGCCTGATCCTTAAAGTTGAGCATCTCGATGCCTTTAATTCCGCCTCTGCCTGA